In the genome of Paenibacillus sp. FSL R5-0766, one region contains:
- a CDS encoding amino acid ABC transporter permease has product MGTLDFSVLMRHSDRFLEGFLNTIQVSIMALIGSFILGAILAIFRISPVKPLNWIGTAFVEFIRNIPLLLVVFFFYLGLPALGISLDGFVSGTLGLTIYTAAFIAEAIRAGIQTVPRGQLEAARSSGLSYVQAMNLIILPQAIKIVLPSIGNQFINLVKNSSILAVVAGMDLMYFADLVNSDTFQPLSVYTIVALFYLVLTLPLSFLVHYMERRFGQSDAEERNTKGKPKKNKPAGQVTM; this is encoded by the coding sequence ATGGGCACATTGGATTTCAGCGTACTAATGCGACACTCGGATCGTTTTCTGGAAGGGTTCCTGAATACCATTCAAGTGAGCATTATGGCTCTCATTGGCAGCTTTATCCTTGGCGCGATCCTGGCTATCTTTCGGATATCCCCTGTGAAACCGCTGAACTGGATTGGCACGGCTTTTGTGGAATTTATCCGAAACATCCCATTGCTGTTGGTTGTGTTTTTCTTCTATCTTGGACTGCCTGCACTAGGCATCTCGCTGGATGGATTTGTCTCCGGTACTCTGGGTCTGACCATCTACACCGCCGCTTTCATTGCCGAAGCGATCCGAGCGGGCATTCAGACCGTGCCGCGTGGACAACTGGAAGCAGCAAGATCCTCCGGCTTGTCCTATGTACAGGCCATGAACCTGATCATTCTGCCCCAGGCCATCAAGATTGTACTGCCGTCCATTGGCAACCAGTTCATCAATTTGGTCAAAAACTCATCCATTCTTGCCGTTGTCGCCGGTATGGATCTTATGTATTTTGCCGACTTGGTTAACTCGGATACATTCCAGCCGCTAAGTGTGTACACCATTGTTGCGCTGTTCTATCTGGTGCTGACACTACCACTCAGCTTCCTGGTGCATTATATGGAGCGCAGGTTTGGACAGAGCGATGCAGAGGAGCGCAACACGAAGGGCAAACCGAAAAAGAACAAACCGGCAGGTCAGGTCACCATGTAA
- a CDS encoding transporter substrate-binding domain-containing protein, with amino-acid sequence MKKLLKWPSFMLVLILSLVLSGCSTGTDTPSASGGGGDAEAKGTIERIKERGKLIAGVKYDTKLFGLKDPASGNVEGFDIDIAKALAKQILGDETKVELKEVTSKTRIPMLQNGDIDIIIATMTITDERKEQVDFSDVYFEAGQSLLVKNDSAITGLESLSGVKVLAVKGSTSAQNIREKAPDAEVLEFDNYQDAFTALKAGKGEALTTDNIILIGMQQTDNSFQLVGGNFTSEPYGMAIRKGDTAFVEEVNTLLKSMKDSGEYDTLHEKWLGAKPE; translated from the coding sequence ATGAAGAAATTATTGAAATGGCCATCATTTATGCTCGTCCTCATTCTCTCCCTTGTATTGTCAGGTTGTAGCACAGGTACAGATACACCTTCAGCGAGCGGTGGTGGTGGTGACGCCGAGGCGAAAGGCACAATTGAGCGGATTAAGGAACGCGGCAAGCTTATTGCCGGTGTGAAATACGATACGAAACTGTTTGGCTTGAAAGATCCCGCAAGTGGCAACGTTGAAGGATTCGATATTGATATCGCAAAGGCACTCGCCAAACAGATCCTTGGAGATGAGACCAAGGTCGAACTGAAAGAGGTCACTTCCAAGACACGTATTCCCATGCTGCAAAATGGAGATATCGACATCATCATCGCCACGATGACAATTACGGATGAGCGTAAGGAACAGGTGGATTTCAGTGATGTTTATTTCGAGGCAGGTCAGTCCCTGCTGGTGAAAAACGACAGTGCAATTACCGGCTTGGAAAGCCTCAGTGGGGTGAAAGTGCTCGCGGTGAAAGGCTCCACATCCGCTCAGAATATTCGCGAGAAAGCCCCGGATGCTGAGGTGCTTGAATTCGATAACTATCAGGATGCATTCACTGCTCTCAAAGCAGGTAAAGGCGAAGCGCTGACCACAGATAACATCATCCTCATCGGTATGCAACAGACGGATAACAGCTTCCAATTGGTTGGTGGTAATTTCACAAGCGAACCTTATGGTATGGCCATTCGCAAAGGCGACACTGCCTTCGTGGAGGAAGTCAACACGCTGCTCAAAAGCATGAAAGACAGCGGGGAATATGACACATTACATGAGAAATGGCTGGGCGCGAAGCCCGAGTAA
- a CDS encoding amino acid ABC transporter ATP-binding protein produces MIEFRGVQKHFGHFHVLKDIHLHIEEGEVVVIIGPSGSGKSTLLRCINRLETITEGELVVSGIPLHQKKVDINLFRRDIGMVFQHFNLYPHKKVIDNITLAPMKVRKQPKEQAAATAMKYLTRVGIADKADSYPSQLSGGQQQRVAIARGLAMEPKIMLFDEPTSALDPEMIGEVLDVMRSLAHNGMTMVVVTHEMGFAREVADRVIFMDEGRIVEEANAAEFFDNPREERAQQFLSRLIHH; encoded by the coding sequence TTGATTGAATTTAGGGGTGTCCAGAAGCATTTCGGTCATTTTCATGTCCTCAAGGATATCCATCTTCACATTGAAGAAGGAGAGGTCGTCGTCATTATCGGACCTTCCGGCTCCGGCAAAAGCACATTACTCCGCTGTATTAACCGCCTGGAGACCATTACCGAAGGTGAACTTGTCGTCAGTGGGATTCCTCTACATCAGAAAAAGGTGGACATTAACCTCTTCCGCCGTGACATCGGCATGGTATTTCAACACTTCAATCTCTATCCTCACAAAAAAGTCATCGATAACATTACCCTTGCACCCATGAAGGTGCGCAAACAACCCAAAGAACAGGCAGCCGCAACGGCAATGAAGTATCTGACCCGGGTGGGCATTGCCGACAAAGCAGACAGTTATCCCTCCCAGTTGTCCGGTGGACAGCAACAACGGGTAGCCATCGCCAGAGGACTCGCCATGGAGCCCAAAATCATGCTTTTTGACGAACCTACCTCTGCTCTTGATCCAGAGATGATCGGGGAAGTCCTCGATGTTATGCGTTCCCTTGCCCATAATGGCATGACCATGGTCGTTGTTACCCATGAGATGGGATTCGCCCGCGAAGTTGCGGACCGGGTCATCTTCATGGACGAAGGCCGAATTGTAGAAGAGGCCAACGCTGCCGAATTTTTTGACAACCCCAGAGAAGAACGAGCACAGCAATTCCTGAGCCGTCTGATTCATCATTGA
- a CDS encoding glycoside hydrolase family 28 protein, which yields MNTYHSPMSTGASAQSDVRAYEANLPVIPAQDFQLTDYGAVGDGVTDNTEMFRLAIASCAEAGGGRIVIPAGVWLTGPIVMRSRIELHVEAGALVTFSRDFDQYPLIASSFEGWQVVRCQSPIDGDQLEDIAITGKGIWDGGGEAWRPVKRSKMTTSQWNRLVASGGVVEQSGGDEEIWWPSTAALEGGTIANQLHQEQVRDIAAYEKVRDFLRPNMVSLRRCKRVLLDGPTFQNSPAWNLHPWASEHVTIRNVSVRNPWFSQNGDGLDIESCRHVVVEKSVFDVGDDAICLKSGKDAEGRELGLPSEYVTIRDCTVYHGHGGFVIGSEMSGGVRHVRVSDCTFIGTDIGLRFKSARGRGGVVEDIQIERIYMKDIIMEAISFSFFYANQEGSARGSDLSQEVSEETPVFRDIRISDVVCAGADTALLVSGLPELPLDGVIIQRYNVQARSGIQCAHAKHLHIAELQAQITEGPLVHLHQCKGAELESIQGKGADGRLLMVTGHESAGIVCREGDADTEGRQISVGPEVRSGVIIRR from the coding sequence ATGAATACATATCACTCCCCAATGTCGACAGGAGCAAGTGCCCAGTCCGATGTTCGAGCTTATGAAGCCAATTTGCCTGTCATTCCTGCTCAGGATTTTCAGCTTACAGACTATGGAGCTGTTGGAGACGGAGTAACAGATAATACGGAGATGTTCCGACTTGCCATCGCTTCATGTGCTGAAGCAGGAGGTGGTAGAATCGTTATTCCTGCCGGGGTATGGCTCACAGGTCCGATTGTAATGCGCAGCCGGATCGAGCTACATGTGGAAGCAGGGGCACTGGTTACATTTAGCCGAGATTTTGATCAATACCCATTAATTGCATCAAGCTTCGAAGGCTGGCAGGTGGTACGTTGCCAATCCCCGATCGATGGTGATCAATTGGAGGATATTGCGATTACCGGTAAGGGGATATGGGATGGTGGCGGTGAAGCTTGGCGACCAGTGAAACGTTCGAAAATGACCACTTCACAATGGAACCGATTAGTCGCTTCCGGTGGTGTTGTAGAGCAATCCGGCGGAGATGAAGAAATCTGGTGGCCTAGCACGGCTGCACTTGAAGGCGGCACCATTGCGAATCAATTGCATCAAGAACAGGTACGTGATATTGCTGCTTATGAAAAAGTCAGAGACTTTTTACGTCCCAACATGGTTAGTTTACGGAGATGCAAACGGGTATTGCTGGACGGTCCAACGTTCCAGAACTCGCCTGCATGGAATCTGCACCCTTGGGCATCTGAGCATGTCACCATTCGTAACGTGAGTGTGCGGAATCCGTGGTTCTCACAGAATGGAGATGGGCTGGACATTGAATCCTGTCGTCATGTGGTGGTGGAGAAGAGTGTATTCGATGTCGGTGATGATGCGATCTGTCTGAAATCAGGCAAAGACGCCGAAGGCCGTGAACTTGGCCTGCCATCGGAGTACGTCACCATTCGGGATTGCACGGTGTATCACGGTCATGGCGGGTTTGTCATTGGCAGTGAAATGTCCGGTGGTGTGCGGCATGTGCGAGTATCGGATTGTACGTTTATCGGAACGGACATTGGACTTCGCTTCAAAAGCGCACGTGGGCGCGGCGGAGTGGTCGAGGACATTCAGATTGAGCGCATATATATGAAAGATATCATTATGGAAGCCATCTCGTTTTCCTTTTTCTATGCAAATCAGGAAGGGTCTGCCCGGGGCAGTGATCTATCTCAGGAGGTTAGCGAAGAGACGCCAGTGTTCCGGGATATTCGAATATCGGATGTAGTCTGTGCCGGTGCCGACACTGCGTTGCTTGTGAGTGGATTGCCGGAACTGCCTTTGGATGGGGTGATCATCCAGCGTTACAACGTGCAAGCTCGCAGTGGTATCCAATGTGCTCATGCGAAACATCTGCATATCGCTGAATTGCAGGCGCAGATCACCGAAGGTCCGCTGGTTCATTTGCACCAGTGTAAAGGGGCAGAATTAGAGAGCATTCAGGGCAAAGGTGCGGATGGCCGACTTCTGATGGTGACAGGACACGAATCCGCAGGCATTGTCTGCCGAGAAGGTGATGCCGACACAGAAGGTCGCCAGATCTCTGTTGGTCCCGAGGTACGAAGTGGTGTGATCATTCGCAGGTAA
- a CDS encoding AraC family transcriptional regulator: MSLIEDRIGPKYRIGEHSFTIEHMRRHDGNGMPQPHAHPFYELYYLLEGERVYSMNGQILSARKGDFILINPHDVHTTSKGSIPGFERILIGFSPAFATGMELGICGLLPFNCSRLLRLPEAEQPEMERILWQMLQECKERRPHYEIAVRSLLAQLLIRIHRVEENIRQSCPVPLHPMQDKISEIVTYVNKNYTEPLTLEGAANRFYISPSYLSRMFSRFTGFRFSEYLRVVRVREAQRRLLSTQERVQMIAEKVGFEHTAHFNKTFKQVTGTTPLRYRKEHR; the protein is encoded by the coding sequence ATGAGTCTCATAGAGGATCGGATTGGACCCAAATACCGAATCGGTGAACATTCATTTACCATTGAACATATGCGAAGACATGATGGGAATGGTATGCCACAACCTCACGCTCATCCATTCTACGAACTGTATTACTTGCTTGAAGGTGAACGAGTCTATTCCATGAATGGTCAGATTCTGTCCGCACGCAAGGGTGATTTCATTCTGATTAATCCACACGATGTACATACCACCTCCAAAGGAAGTATTCCCGGCTTCGAACGGATATTAATCGGTTTTTCTCCTGCTTTTGCAACGGGGATGGAACTTGGCATATGTGGTCTGCTGCCTTTTAATTGTTCAAGACTCCTTCGCCTGCCTGAAGCGGAACAGCCCGAGATGGAGCGTATATTGTGGCAGATGCTGCAAGAATGCAAAGAGCGACGCCCTCACTATGAAATCGCCGTAAGAAGTCTGCTTGCCCAACTTTTGATCCGAATTCATCGGGTAGAGGAGAACATCCGGCAGTCATGCCCCGTTCCCTTGCATCCGATGCAGGACAAAATCAGTGAAATTGTCACTTATGTGAATAAAAACTATACCGAACCACTTACGCTGGAGGGTGCAGCCAATCGTTTTTATATCAGTCCATCCTATCTGAGCCGAATGTTCAGCCGATTTACCGGATTTCGATTCAGCGAATACTTGCGTGTTGTCCGGGTCCGAGAGGCACAGCGAAGACTGCTTTCCACACAAGAGCGTGTACAAATGATCGCAGAGAAGGTAGGATTTGAGCATACGGCTCATTTTAACAAAACATTCAAACAGGTTACCGGTACAACACCGCTGCGCTATCGCAAGGAACACCGGTAA
- a CDS encoding cupin domain-containing protein has product MTTHELSPLVAALNMQPHVEGGWYKEEWKASYQIPQSVLPDTYSGPRFSASSTYFLLHAHEISEWHTVLSDELWLWHSGSPVELKLGGNGENPENEEVLVLGMDIAAGQSPQVLVPAGVWQTARPLGDEPVLVTCVVAPGFHFDDFKLVSKG; this is encoded by the coding sequence ATGACGACACATGAATTATCGCCATTGGTTGCTGCGCTCAATATGCAGCCTCACGTTGAAGGCGGTTGGTATAAGGAAGAATGGAAGGCATCTTATCAGATTCCACAGTCCGTTCTGCCGGATACATACTCCGGCCCAAGATTCTCGGCAAGTTCCACATATTTCCTGCTGCATGCACATGAAATCTCCGAGTGGCATACGGTTCTGTCCGATGAACTTTGGTTGTGGCACAGCGGTAGTCCGGTTGAACTGAAGCTGGGCGGCAACGGGGAGAACCCGGAGAACGAGGAAGTTCTTGTTCTGGGGATGGATATTGCTGCGGGGCAATCACCACAGGTGCTCGTTCCTGCCGGCGTATGGCAGACAGCGCGTCCACTGGGCGATGAGCCTGTACTGGTAACTTGCGTAGTAGCACCAGGTTTCCACTTTGATGATTTCAAGCTGGTATCCAAAGGTTAA
- a CDS encoding sigma-70 family RNA polymerase sigma factor has product MIRLNHRKTKEEQFSEKITEIQNKLYRLAYCYVKNEQEALDIVSEAVYKGFIAYGKMESMTYFDSWMSRIVINTAIDHIRRNQRVTYMEDHVQEFVAPERGASLEEKMDLYDALDRLIPEERAYIILKFFVNLPFREMAEVLSIPENTVKSKFYRIIKKLKFYLIEGEVENV; this is encoded by the coding sequence GTGATTAGACTGAACCATAGAAAGACAAAAGAAGAACAGTTCAGCGAAAAAATAACAGAGATTCAAAATAAATTATATCGACTGGCATACTGCTATGTTAAAAATGAACAAGAAGCGCTGGATATCGTATCCGAAGCGGTCTATAAAGGGTTCATCGCTTATGGAAAGATGGAGTCCATGACTTATTTTGATTCCTGGATGTCACGAATTGTGATTAATACAGCGATAGATCATATTCGACGTAACCAGCGAGTGACCTATATGGAGGATCATGTGCAGGAGTTTGTGGCTCCAGAGCGAGGGGCGTCGCTGGAAGAGAAAATGGATCTATATGATGCACTGGACCGGCTTATCCCCGAGGAAAGAGCCTATATTATATTAAAATTCTTTGTGAATCTGCCTTTTCGAGAGATGGCTGAAGTGCTCTCCATACCGGAAAATACAGTTAAGTCCAAATTCTATCGTATTATCAAAAAATTAAAATTTTATTTGATTGAAGGAGAGGTTGAGAACGTATGA
- a CDS encoding aldo/keto reductase, producing MKHVQDTTTLYNGVKMPWLGFGVFKVKDGDEVVHAVKTAIQAGYRSIDTAKAYNNETGVAQGIRESGVAREDLFITTKVWNSDQGYESTLAAFEASMERLELEYLDLYLIHWPVKGKYKDTWRALEKLHKEGRIRAIGVSNFQIHHLEDLMIDATIKPAVNQVELHPLLIQSELREYCNKHQIQIEAWSPLGQGHLMDHPLLQDIASKYSKSPAQVILRWDLQNGIVTIPKSVTPERIRANANLYDFELTSEEIEQINGLNENKRFGSDPDNFNF from the coding sequence ATGAAACACGTGCAGGACACAACCACGCTCTATAACGGAGTCAAAATGCCATGGCTGGGTTTTGGGGTATTCAAAGTTAAAGACGGAGACGAAGTCGTTCATGCTGTCAAAACAGCCATTCAAGCTGGTTATCGCAGCATCGATACAGCCAAAGCGTATAACAACGAAACAGGTGTCGCTCAGGGTATTCGTGAATCTGGAGTAGCTCGTGAGGATCTGTTCATTACCACGAAAGTATGGAATAGCGATCAGGGATATGAATCCACGCTAGCTGCCTTTGAAGCCAGCATGGAACGACTTGAACTGGAGTACCTGGATCTCTATCTCATCCACTGGCCGGTTAAGGGCAAGTACAAAGATACATGGCGAGCGCTGGAGAAACTCCATAAAGAAGGACGCATCCGGGCGATCGGTGTGAGCAACTTCCAGATTCACCATCTGGAAGACTTGATGATTGATGCCACGATCAAACCGGCAGTTAACCAGGTAGAGCTTCACCCACTATTGATTCAGTCAGAGCTTCGTGAGTACTGCAACAAACATCAGATTCAGATCGAAGCCTGGTCTCCGCTCGGACAAGGTCATCTGATGGATCATCCGTTGCTCCAAGATATCGCCTCCAAATACAGCAAATCCCCCGCACAAGTGATTCTGCGCTGGGATCTGCAGAATGGCATCGTGACTATACCGAAATCCGTCACCCCTGAGCGTATTCGCGCGAACGCCAATCTCTACGATTTTGAGTTAACTTCGGAAGAAATAGAGCAGATTAACGGCCTGAACGAGAACAAACGCTTTGGTTCCGATCCAGATAACTTTAACTTCTAA
- a CDS encoding DUF445 domain-containing protein has product MAKPKQTKKAAAWSLVVMGAGFAASLPFQGAPVGKLLVGSFEAGLVGGLADWFAVTALFRHPLGIPIPHTALLPKNRDKMTEGLVSAVENNLLNKDSITEKIADFKAAETVLDTLTRELHSDGIKIMIDTLCKRILAGLPLEQIAPLVAREIKLQAGAFDLGPILERAAHQMTERGYDAKALDYGLKQAEEWLVKPETIMFLGESGMKAISGIQMNGLMQFAMNAFLGYMNEERLGGILQGYLFDRVEDMKREGSALRYKVLDMVRTQTVRLAMSEAMQDGINNWKNNMLEGWNAEETVLNKLTELRDKALAAMEDGQYVDTYALPAIERVLVDLRADDELMTGMNAKIINGVTTLLEKNHSKIGKLVRENVDKMDNATLVSMIEDKVGQDLQWIRINGAVTGFVIGIALTALQMALA; this is encoded by the coding sequence ATGGCTAAACCTAAACAAACCAAAAAAGCAGCTGCCTGGTCTCTCGTAGTGATGGGAGCAGGATTTGCTGCATCCTTGCCGTTCCAGGGCGCTCCTGTGGGCAAGTTGCTGGTAGGATCATTTGAAGCGGGACTCGTGGGTGGACTTGCGGACTGGTTCGCCGTTACCGCATTATTCCGTCACCCGCTCGGCATTCCCATTCCACACACGGCATTGCTGCCGAAAAATCGTGATAAAATGACGGAAGGTCTGGTCTCCGCAGTAGAGAATAACTTGCTCAACAAAGACAGCATTACCGAGAAAATTGCAGATTTCAAAGCAGCAGAGACGGTGCTCGATACGTTGACACGTGAGCTTCACAGTGACGGGATCAAGATCATGATTGATACGCTCTGCAAACGAATTCTGGCGGGTCTGCCGTTAGAGCAGATTGCTCCGCTCGTAGCACGTGAGATCAAGTTACAAGCGGGCGCCTTTGATCTGGGTCCGATTCTGGAACGGGCTGCCCACCAGATGACAGAGCGGGGTTATGACGCCAAAGCGCTGGACTACGGACTGAAGCAAGCCGAGGAGTGGCTGGTTAAACCCGAGACGATCATGTTTTTGGGTGAAAGCGGGATGAAAGCCATCAGCGGCATTCAGATGAACGGATTGATGCAGTTTGCGATGAATGCGTTCCTGGGTTATATGAACGAGGAGCGTCTGGGTGGCATTTTACAAGGATATCTCTTCGATCGGGTAGAGGATATGAAACGTGAAGGCAGCGCTCTAAGGTACAAGGTGCTTGATATGGTACGTACCCAGACGGTGCGTTTGGCAATGAGCGAGGCTATGCAAGATGGAATCAACAATTGGAAGAACAATATGCTGGAGGGTTGGAACGCAGAGGAAACGGTGCTGAACAAACTCACCGAACTGAGAGACAAGGCGCTCGCCGCGATGGAAGATGGACAGTATGTAGATACGTATGCACTGCCTGCCATTGAGCGGGTATTGGTTGATCTGCGGGCAGATGACGAGTTGATGACAGGCATGAATGCCAAGATTATAAATGGCGTCACAACACTGCTGGAGAAAAACCATTCCAAAATCGGTAAACTGGTACGCGAAAATGTGGACAAAATGGACAATGCCACTTTGGTTTCGATGATTGAGGATAAGGTTGGACAGGATCTGCAATGGATTCGGATCAACGGAGCCGTTACCGGATTTGTTATCGGGATTGCGCTGACTGCGCTGCAGATGGCATTGGCATAA
- a CDS encoding YcnI family protein yields the protein MKKTSWISKLTSTIATGTAAFMLFAGFASAHVTVSPSVAQTSAWQTYTIKIPSEKELPTTKITMKVPEGVAFKQYQPLAGWKITTEKNDSNEVTSITWEIDGDNEGILAGQFQQFNFVAQNPKAEAEVAWDAFQYYSDGSIVEWTGQPSDANPHSITTISEDPAAAGNAAAGGGHANDGHDSAGTEGATGDNAATDDSKANDDTTLGDALNDTVTGEPNNTDSDPGTLKLQQATLIVSILALILSFLGIALATRRKKR from the coding sequence TTGAAGAAAACATCATGGATTTCCAAACTAACATCCACTATCGCAACAGGTACCGCAGCATTCATGTTATTCGCCGGATTCGCGAGCGCTCATGTTACCGTTAGCCCATCCGTTGCACAGACAAGTGCATGGCAGACGTACACGATTAAGATTCCATCCGAGAAAGAACTGCCTACAACCAAAATCACCATGAAAGTTCCAGAAGGTGTTGCATTCAAGCAGTATCAACCACTGGCAGGCTGGAAAATCACTACAGAGAAAAACGATTCCAATGAAGTAACCTCGATCACATGGGAAATTGACGGCGATAACGAAGGCATTCTGGCAGGACAATTCCAGCAGTTCAACTTCGTTGCACAGAACCCTAAGGCGGAAGCTGAAGTAGCTTGGGATGCGTTCCAATATTACAGTGATGGCAGCATCGTAGAATGGACAGGCCAACCAAGTGACGCTAACCCGCACAGTATCACAACGATCAGCGAAGATCCGGCTGCTGCTGGTAATGCTGCGGCAGGTGGAGGTCATGCCAACGATGGACATGATAGCGCAGGTACAGAAGGCGCAACTGGGGATAATGCAGCTACCGACGATAGCAAAGCAAACGATGATACCACGCTGGGCGATGCACTCAATGACACCGTTACAGGTGAACCAAACAACACGGATTCAGACCCAGGTACACTGAAACTTCAACAAGCAACATTGATCGTATCCATTCTGGCCCTGATCCTGTCCTTCTTGGGGATTGCGTTGGCTACACGTCGCAAAAAACGTTAA
- a CDS encoding copper resistance protein CopC: MIFTRFTLKWGKRHWALVTCLLLVCCLVMPQWASAHAYIVKASPGENETLVAAPERLTLEFNESLQTAFYDIKITSPDGNQADDGNVKIDVDRPHILETGLQAGLGNGTYAVNWKAVSADGHPIQGAYVFHIGEPSGSPAGLSDLTSGSGSTGGPLKWIVSLTDWIQYLGLSVILGTLAFLLLRIAPTSMTREPMDVPGSYRLLWISYAAASFAALVSLPLNTLYESGVALNELSWGLIGSALKLTSFGQIWMLQILIVMLLAVTILSGYDRDRSIRARIWSSYGSLVLVLGWLFTHAMTGHPAAADQRALAIAMDFIHLIGAAFWIGALTAMAICLPPLADKLPSKVRGEVYWVAIRRFTAWGIGAVAALVATGIYSSLIILPAPVLTSLFTTAYGLVLIGKIVLLIVMVLFAWRHARLARAATGSRLSGSLKAELATGAVILALAAVLTHLSPGQPAAVGPYQETKTTEDGSSITLQVSPNVTGENQFEVDVKRADGSIVNDLEQITLSLTHLDMDMGIYEITIPKNDTGVYKAEDYISMPGRWNIKVHLLTKTLDALDAEFEIDTTKP, encoded by the coding sequence TTGATTTTTACACGCTTTACCCTGAAATGGGGCAAACGGCACTGGGCATTGGTCACCTGTCTGTTGCTCGTGTGCTGCCTTGTTATGCCACAGTGGGCATCTGCCCATGCTTATATTGTTAAGGCTTCGCCAGGAGAAAATGAGACCCTCGTAGCTGCTCCGGAGCGGCTGACGCTGGAGTTCAACGAATCCTTGCAGACGGCCTTTTATGATATCAAAATTACCAGCCCTGACGGCAATCAGGCAGACGATGGAAATGTAAAGATCGATGTGGATCGCCCTCATATTCTGGAGACTGGCCTGCAGGCTGGACTCGGGAACGGGACTTATGCCGTTAACTGGAAAGCTGTATCTGCCGATGGACACCCGATTCAAGGGGCATATGTTTTCCATATCGGTGAACCGTCCGGTTCTCCTGCCGGACTGAGTGATCTTACATCCGGTTCCGGTTCAACAGGCGGGCCGCTGAAATGGATCGTTTCCCTGACAGACTGGATTCAGTATCTCGGATTGTCTGTTATTCTGGGGACACTTGCATTCTTGCTGCTGCGAATTGCACCGACATCCATGACAAGAGAACCTATGGACGTTCCGGGCAGCTACAGATTGTTATGGATCAGCTATGCTGCTGCTTCCTTTGCCGCCTTGGTCAGCCTGCCACTGAATACATTGTATGAATCTGGTGTGGCTCTGAACGAACTAAGCTGGGGACTGATCGGAAGTGCGCTCAAGCTGACATCCTTTGGTCAGATCTGGATGTTACAAATACTCATTGTAATGCTGCTGGCCGTCACGATTCTCTCCGGATATGATCGCGATCGATCCATCCGTGCTCGCATCTGGTCTTCTTACGGCTCACTTGTGCTCGTGCTTGGATGGCTGTTCACGCATGCTATGACGGGACATCCGGCTGCGGCGGATCAACGTGCTCTCGCGATTGCCATGGATTTCATACATCTGATCGGTGCCGCTTTCTGGATTGGCGCACTAACCGCCATGGCGATATGTCTGCCTCCACTGGCCGATAAGCTGCCATCGAAGGTACGAGGAGAAGTTTACTGGGTTGCTATTCGCAGGTTTACCGCCTGGGGGATTGGCGCCGTAGCCGCTCTGGTTGCTACAGGAATATACAGCAGTCTGATTATTCTACCAGCACCTGTGCTGACTTCCTTGTTCACTACAGCCTATGGCCTTGTCCTGATTGGCAAGATCGTCCTGCTTATTGTGATGGTTCTCTTTGCATGGCGTCATGCCAGATTGGCAAGAGCAGCAACGGGAAGCAGATTATCCGGCAGCCTGAAAGCCGAGCTTGCTACTGGTGCTGTGATTCTCGCTCTTGCTGCCGTACTAACACACCTGTCTCCGGGACAACCAGCAGCGGTCGGTCCGTATCAGGAGACAAAGACTACAGAAGACGGCTCGTCGATCACACTTCAGGTGAGTCCCAATGTAACGGGAGAGAACCAATTTGAAGTCGATGTGAAACGTGCAGATGGCAGTATCGTTAATGATCTGGAACAGATCACCCTTTCACTCACACATCTGGACATGGATATGGGAATCTATGAGATCACCATTCCGAAAAATGATACTGGTGTGTACAAGGCTGAAGATTACATCTCCATGCCTGGACGTTGGAATATCAAGGTACATCTCCTGACCAAAACGCTGGATGCACTGGATGCCGAATTTGAGATTGATACCACCAAGCCATAG